One window of the Benincasa hispida cultivar B227 chromosome 3, ASM972705v1, whole genome shotgun sequence genome contains the following:
- the LOC120073123 gene encoding uncharacterized mitochondrial protein AtMg00810-like — MSVSGKIVVLIVCVDDIVLSGDDTVEIIRLKKKMTNEFVIKDLGNLKYFLEMEVARSREGISISQRKYTLDRLKEMSMIGCRPADSPVEFNAKLGDLLTKFLLIKTGILRGTYGSCESDSEIFENDSRKSTSGYCTFVWGNLVTWRSTKQGGVARSSVEAEYKAMSLGICEEIWLKKVLYDLHQDSDLPMKFYCDNKAAVSIANNPV; from the exons ATGTCAGTATCAGGGAAAATTGTTGTTCTAATTGTGTGTGTGGATGATATTGTCTTGTCAGGAGATGATACTGTTGAGATTATcaggctgaaaaagaaaatgactAACGAGTTTGTGATTAAGGATCTTGGGAATCTAAAGTATTTCCTTGAAATGGAGGTGGCAAGATCAAGAGAAGGGATCTCTATCTCTCAACGGAAATACACTCTTGACCGGTTAAAAGAAATGAGTATGATTGGATGTAGACCTGCTGACAGTCCTGTAGAATTCAATGCTAAACTGGGAGATTTGTTGACAAAGTTCCTATTGATAAAGACAG gTATCCTACGAGGAACATATGGAAGCTGTGAATCGGATtctgagatatttgaaaacGACTCGAG AAAATCTACCTCTGGATACTGTACTTTTGTGTGGGGTAACCTAGTTACTTGGAGAAGTACGAAGCAAGGTGGTGTTGCTAGAAGTAGTGTTGAAGCAGAATACAAAGCTATGAGTTTGGGAatctgtgaagaaatctggttgaagaaagttctTTATGATCTTCATCAAGATAGTGATTTACCTATGAaattctattgtgataacaaagcGGCTGTAAGCATAGCCAACAATCCTGTGTAA